The Streptomyces sp. NBC_01275 genome has a segment encoding these proteins:
- a CDS encoding MMPL family transporter — protein sequence MATFLYRVGRLAFRRRWYVALIWAAVLAAVGLGAVKAPGAVDEEFSMPGIESQKAFDLLEQRFPGTTADGASARIVFVAPSGEKVTAAENREAVEKAVDELADSAQVAGAADPFQAQAVSKDGTTAYATVTYKVKATDLTDASKTHLEQTIEAARDSGLTVEAGGTAMAEQGGAGGLAEVIGISVAAVVLLITFGSLAAAGLPLLTAVIGIGVSMATILALASALGLSSTTGTLAMMLGLAVGIDYALFVVSRYREERGKGRTPQEAVGLAVGTAGSAVVFAGLTVVIALAGLAVVGIPMLTKMGLAAAGAVVVAVLIALTLVPAFLGFWPDAVLSRRARKSGRTEESAVDNGGTRWARFVLRRPVPVLLLGVVGLGALAVPMTDLQLGMPGDEAKSTATTERRAYDALADGFGPGFNGPLTIVVDAKGADDPKTAAAAISKDIAATDGVVSVSPARFNEAGDTAVFSAVPSTAPTDEKTKTLVETIRDERPGVETETGATFEVTGTTALNIDISDKVQAALIPYLVVVVGLAIVLLMLVFRSLLVPLKAALGFLLSVLASLGAVVVVFQQGHGAELLGVEQTGPIMSLMPIFLVGIVFGLAMDYEVFLVSRMREAYVHGDSPGQAVTSGFRHSARVVVAAALIMIAVFAGFIGESESMIKMIGFGLASAVLLDAFVVRMAIVPAVLALLGHKAWWLPGWLDRALPRVDVEGEALSRRADADPASASGGPAEAAADREVAHT from the coding sequence GTGGCAACTTTCCTGTACCGAGTAGGCCGTCTGGCCTTCCGGCGACGCTGGTACGTCGCCCTGATCTGGGCGGCGGTCCTGGCCGCCGTCGGACTGGGCGCGGTCAAGGCGCCGGGAGCCGTCGACGAGGAGTTCTCGATGCCGGGCATCGAGTCCCAGAAGGCGTTCGACCTGCTGGAGCAGCGCTTCCCGGGGACGACGGCGGACGGGGCGAGCGCGCGGATCGTGTTCGTCGCGCCGAGCGGTGAGAAGGTCACCGCGGCCGAGAACCGCGAGGCCGTCGAGAAGGCCGTGGACGAGCTGGCCGACAGCGCGCAGGTGGCGGGCGCCGCCGACCCCTTCCAGGCGCAGGCGGTCAGCAAGGACGGCACGACGGCGTACGCGACCGTCACCTACAAGGTCAAGGCCACCGACCTCACCGACGCCAGCAAGACCCACCTCGAGCAGACCATCGAGGCGGCCCGCGACTCCGGGCTGACCGTCGAGGCCGGCGGCACCGCCATGGCCGAGCAGGGCGGGGCGGGCGGCCTCGCCGAGGTGATCGGCATATCGGTGGCCGCGGTCGTGCTGCTGATCACCTTCGGCTCGCTGGCCGCGGCCGGACTGCCGCTGCTCACCGCCGTCATCGGCATCGGCGTGAGCATGGCGACGATCCTGGCGCTGGCCAGCGCCCTCGGCCTGTCCTCGACGACCGGCACCCTGGCGATGATGCTGGGCCTGGCGGTCGGCATCGACTACGCCCTGTTCGTCGTCTCCCGCTACCGCGAGGAGCGCGGCAAGGGCCGTACGCCGCAGGAGGCCGTCGGTCTGGCGGTCGGCACGGCCGGCAGCGCGGTCGTGTTCGCGGGGCTCACCGTCGTCATCGCCCTCGCCGGGCTCGCCGTGGTCGGCATCCCGATGCTCACCAAGATGGGGCTCGCCGCGGCGGGCGCGGTCGTCGTCGCCGTGCTGATCGCGCTGACCCTGGTCCCGGCGTTCCTCGGCTTCTGGCCCGACGCCGTGCTCTCGCGGCGGGCCCGCAAGAGCGGTCGTACAGAGGAGAGCGCCGTCGACAACGGGGGCACACGGTGGGCGCGGTTCGTGCTGCGTCGGCCCGTGCCCGTGCTGCTGCTGGGCGTGGTGGGCCTCGGGGCCCTCGCGGTGCCGATGACCGACCTCCAGCTCGGTATGCCCGGCGACGAGGCCAAGTCGACCGCCACCACCGAGCGCCGCGCCTACGACGCCCTCGCCGACGGCTTCGGACCCGGCTTCAACGGACCGCTGACCATCGTCGTGGACGCGAAGGGCGCCGACGACCCGAAGACGGCCGCGGCGGCGATCTCGAAGGACATCGCGGCCACCGACGGCGTCGTGTCCGTCTCCCCGGCGCGCTTCAACGAGGCCGGCGACACGGCGGTCTTCTCGGCCGTCCCCTCCACCGCGCCGACCGACGAGAAGACCAAGACGCTCGTGGAGACCATCCGGGACGAGCGTCCCGGGGTCGAGACCGAGACCGGAGCGACCTTCGAGGTCACCGGCACCACCGCGCTGAACATCGACATCTCCGACAAGGTGCAGGCGGCGCTGATCCCGTACCTCGTGGTCGTGGTCGGCCTGGCGATCGTGCTGCTCATGCTGGTCTTCCGTTCCCTCCTCGTCCCGCTCAAGGCGGCCCTCGGCTTCCTGCTCTCCGTCCTGGCCTCCCTCGGCGCGGTCGTCGTGGTCTTCCAGCAGGGCCACGGCGCGGAACTCCTGGGCGTGGAGCAGACCGGCCCGATCATGAGCCTGATGCCGATCTTCCTGGTGGGCATCGTCTTCGGCCTCGCCATGGACTACGAGGTCTTCCTCGTCTCCCGCATGCGCGAGGCGTACGTCCACGGCGACTCCCCCGGCCAGGCGGTCACCTCCGGCTTCCGGCACAGCGCCCGGGTGGTCGTCGCCGCCGCGCTGATCATGATCGCGGTCTTCGCCGGCTTCATCGGCGAGAGCGAGTCGATGATCAAGATGATCGGGTTCGGGCTGGCCTCCGCCGTCCTCCTCGACGCCTTCGTCGTCCGGATGGCGATCGTGCCGGCCGTGCTCGCCCTGCTCGGCCACAAGGCCTGGTGGCTGCCGGGCTGGCTGGACCGGGCGCTCCCGCGCGTCGACGTGGAGGGCGAGGCGCTCAGCCGCCGGGCCGACGCGGACCCGGCGTCCGCGTCCGGCGGTCCTGCGGAGGCGGCGGCGGACCGGGAAGTGGCGCACACCTGA
- a CDS encoding sensor histidine kinase, with amino-acid sequence MSSNLERYTYRFEHYAERWPLVVDVVVVLALMGCATLGSSLTMPGADPPDQDVTAVVLMGVSCLALLKYRSHPRIAVAVTAVCTAIAIVVGYLLTPLLLAPVMASLYWLASVADRRTTRVYGITTMAALTVAAAFSDSMDDVSLLLRTIGPFFWLLLPLAAGNMTRLRRAYLTSVQARAEHAERTREEEARLRVTEERMRIARELHDVVAHHLALANAQAGTAAHLALTSPQQSKKILTDLTGTTSSALRELKATLGLLRQNDDPASAPLEPAPGLTRLPELVSSYASAGLTVTVTTQGEPRPLSPGVDLTAFRIVQEALTNVAKHAAAETAQVRLEYSGLRLLITVSDDGPATAAVTASDTAAVPGRGFGVMGMQERARSIGGELCAGPRPEGGFEVTTALPLQPTPAGTVVDTTETTAATAEPAATAATAEPAATDVTAVVTEGETP; translated from the coding sequence ATGAGCAGCAACCTGGAGCGCTACACCTACCGCTTCGAGCACTACGCGGAGCGGTGGCCCCTGGTCGTGGACGTGGTGGTGGTCCTCGCGCTGATGGGCTGCGCGACCCTCGGCAGCTCGCTCACCATGCCCGGCGCCGACCCGCCGGACCAGGACGTGACCGCCGTCGTCCTCATGGGCGTGTCCTGTCTCGCCCTGCTGAAGTACCGCAGCCACCCGCGCATCGCCGTCGCCGTGACCGCCGTCTGCACGGCCATCGCGATCGTGGTCGGGTACCTGCTCACCCCTCTGCTCCTGGCGCCCGTCATGGCGTCCCTCTACTGGCTGGCCAGCGTCGCCGACCGCAGGACCACCCGCGTCTACGGCATCACCACCATGGCGGCCCTCACGGTCGCGGCGGCGTTCTCCGACTCGATGGACGACGTCTCCCTGCTGCTCAGGACCATCGGCCCGTTCTTCTGGCTGCTGCTGCCCCTGGCCGCCGGCAACATGACACGGCTGCGGCGCGCCTATCTGACGTCGGTGCAGGCCCGCGCCGAGCACGCCGAGCGCACCCGCGAGGAGGAGGCACGGCTGCGCGTCACCGAGGAGCGCATGCGCATCGCCCGCGAGCTGCACGACGTCGTCGCCCACCACCTCGCCCTGGCCAACGCCCAGGCCGGCACCGCCGCGCACCTCGCGCTCACCAGTCCGCAGCAGTCGAAGAAGATCCTCACCGACCTGACCGGCACCACGTCCTCCGCGCTGCGCGAGCTGAAGGCCACGCTGGGGCTGCTGCGCCAGAACGACGACCCGGCCTCCGCCCCGCTGGAACCGGCCCCCGGCCTCACCCGCCTGCCCGAACTGGTCTCGTCGTACGCGTCCGCGGGACTCACCGTCACGGTGACCACGCAGGGCGAGCCGCGGCCGCTCTCTCCGGGGGTGGATCTGACCGCGTTCCGGATCGTGCAGGAGGCGCTCACCAACGTCGCCAAGCACGCGGCGGCGGAGACCGCGCAGGTACGGCTGGAGTACTCCGGGCTGCGGCTGCTGATCACGGTGAGCGACGACGGGCCGGCCACGGCCGCGGTCACCGCTTCCGACACCGCCGCCGTGCCGGGCCGGGGCTTCGGCGTCATGGGCATGCAGGAACGCGCCCGCTCCATCGGCGGCGAACTGTGCGCGGGCCCCCGCCCGGAAGGCGGCTTCGAGGTCACCACGGCCCTGCCGTTGCAGCCGACGCCGGCGGGGACGGTCGTGGACACCACGGAAACAACCGCAGCAACCGCAGAACCCGCAGCAACCGCAGCAACCGCAGAACCCGCAGCAACCGATGTGACCGCAGTAGTGACTGAAGGAGAAACCCCATGA
- a CDS encoding response regulator transcription factor — MSIRVLLADDQALLRATFRILIDSCDDMEVVGEASDGAEAVQLTGVHRPDIVLMDIRMPGTDGLAATSAICADPDLSATRVLILTTFETEDYVAQALRAGASGFLGKDVTADTLLAGLRTVSGGEALLSPGATRTLITRFLTSPAPGAQLAPPERLADLTVREREVMALAAEGKSNTEIAEDLTLSPLTVRTHIHRAMTKLGARDRAQLVVIAYQTGLVRAARPRS, encoded by the coding sequence ATGAGCATCAGGGTGCTGCTCGCCGACGACCAGGCCCTGTTGCGGGCGACCTTCCGGATCCTGATCGACTCCTGCGACGACATGGAGGTGGTCGGCGAGGCGTCCGACGGCGCGGAGGCGGTGCAGCTGACCGGCGTCCACCGTCCCGACATCGTTCTCATGGACATCCGGATGCCGGGCACGGACGGCCTCGCCGCCACCTCCGCCATCTGCGCGGACCCGGACCTGTCGGCGACCCGGGTCCTCATCCTGACCACCTTCGAGACCGAGGACTACGTCGCCCAGGCGCTGCGGGCCGGCGCCAGCGGCTTCCTCGGCAAGGACGTCACCGCCGACACCCTGCTGGCCGGACTGCGCACCGTCTCCGGCGGCGAGGCCCTCCTCTCGCCCGGCGCCACCCGCACCCTCATCACCCGCTTCCTCACGTCCCCCGCCCCCGGCGCCCAGCTGGCGCCCCCGGAACGCCTGGCCGACCTCACCGTCCGCGAACGCGAGGTCATGGCCCTGGCCGCGGAAGGCAAGTCCAACACCGAGATCGCCGAGGACCTCACCCTCAGCCCCCTGACCGTACGCACCCACATCCACCGCGCCATGACCAAACTCGGCGCCCGCGACCGCGCCCAACTGGTCGTCATCGCCTACCAGACGGGATTGGTGCGGGCGGCTCGACCGAGGTCCTGA
- a CDS encoding DegT/DnrJ/EryC1/StrS aminotransferase family protein, whose protein sequence is MTVSKTSGIGEDTIEEVARYLGRGGPLSIGDGSGIIERLERRLEDLLGIRNVLTCSSGTAALHSAYLALDLPTGAEVVAPVTTFHASVTPALQCGLTPVLVDVDPDNGNMSPSALREAITERTRCVVVTHNLGHPVELDEIADICREHGLRLIEDCSHAYLSTYRGRPVGTVGDIAVWSMQAAKTLVAGEGGFLATEDRALFERACLAGHYRGRSEKQIADPALRAFADTGMGLKYRLHPLAAVIAWSEAAHLVERVERRQRLLTRLSSRLEKTPGVRPPVVHDDVTMGGWFSYRPTLVPRGDDPRAAFERSVDALQKAGVPAHRPSIGSLDSMPLFTGPPPLRHATSTWRPRLCGPFDGARAYEQDRLSVTVTAADDLDRMEAYADAFADVMNGWSGSAAVGAR, encoded by the coding sequence ATGACGGTTTCGAAAACGTCGGGGATCGGCGAGGACACCATCGAGGAGGTCGCCCGCTATCTGGGCCGGGGAGGCCCGCTGTCCATCGGTGACGGCTCCGGGATCATCGAACGCCTGGAGCGTCGGCTGGAAGATCTGCTGGGCATTCGGAACGTACTCACCTGCAGCTCGGGCACCGCGGCGCTGCACTCCGCCTACCTCGCCCTGGACCTGCCGACAGGCGCGGAAGTGGTCGCCCCTGTCACGACGTTCCACGCGTCGGTGACACCGGCGTTGCAGTGCGGTCTGACACCGGTGCTGGTGGACGTCGACCCGGACAACGGGAACATGTCGCCTTCCGCGCTGCGAGAGGCGATCACCGAGCGGACGCGGTGCGTGGTGGTCACGCACAATCTGGGCCACCCGGTCGAGCTGGACGAGATCGCCGACATCTGCCGTGAACACGGGCTGCGCCTGATCGAGGACTGCTCGCACGCCTATCTCTCCACCTACCGTGGACGTCCGGTGGGCACCGTGGGGGACATCGCGGTGTGGAGCATGCAGGCAGCGAAGACGCTGGTCGCCGGAGAAGGGGGCTTCCTCGCCACCGAGGACCGCGCCCTGTTCGAGCGAGCCTGCCTGGCCGGCCACTATCGCGGCCGCTCGGAGAAGCAGATCGCCGATCCGGCGCTGCGCGCGTTCGCCGACACGGGCATGGGTCTGAAGTACCGGTTGCATCCCTTGGCGGCGGTCATCGCCTGGTCCGAGGCGGCACATCTGGTGGAGCGCGTCGAAAGGCGGCAGCGGCTGCTGACGCGTCTGAGCTCCAGGCTGGAGAAGACTCCCGGTGTGCGTCCCCCCGTCGTGCACGACGACGTCACGATGGGCGGCTGGTTCAGCTACCGGCCCACGCTGGTCCCCCGCGGCGACGATCCCCGGGCGGCCTTCGAACGATCCGTGGATGCGCTGCAGAAGGCTGGAGTGCCCGCGCACCGGCCCTCGATCGGCTCGCTCGACTCGATGCCCCTGTTCACCGGACCCCCTCCGCTGCGGCACGCAACGTCGACCTGGCGGCCGAGGCTGTGCGGGCCGTTCGACGGTGCGCGGGCCTATGAGCAGGACCGGCTGTCCGTGACGGTGACCGCGGCGGACGACCTGGACCGGATGGAAGCGTATGCGGACGCGTTCGCCGACGTCATGAACGGATGGAGCGGATCCGCCGCGGTCGGCGCTCGATGA